The Thermanaerovibrio acidaminovorans DSM 6589 genome contains a region encoding:
- the ftsA gene encoding cell division protein FtsA has translation MFKKLSTSTAHGDPELLVGLDLGTTKVSVVVAERESRTGEAQIIGIGSAPSNGMRKGLIVNLEQAIRSVRQAISDAENMVGLELKEATVAFSGSEVRSVRSKGMVSLGRSPRPVMQLDVERVIEAAQTEVSVPANQCVLHAIPVEYFLDGHGGIDDPSGMTGVRLEIDLQSVIVPTAVLQNVLNCVERAGLEVSGLVIKPLASALGMLSKEEAMAGTVAVDVGGGTTGVAVFLDGRPRHLSVIPVGGDHITNDIASVLKMPISKAEEIKKEVSLFEGGDGAEDVIEFDVRGRSYSCRVMDVVEVVRCRLEELYSVLIKRDIADVSPSNLSGGVVMCGGVAKTADIDVLVSELLDMPARVSLPLDHDRMPPGRNGVEFVSAAGIIRYMLEKERNPFRYMEPSMDLVRRQGGYSRVVTEEQRPKGPVERVSRGHGFGEILERIKRSIEELF, from the coding sequence TGCGGAGAGGGAGAGCCGTACCGGGGAGGCTCAAATAATAGGGATAGGTTCCGCCCCTTCCAACGGGATGCGCAAGGGCCTCATTGTAAACCTAGAGCAGGCCATAAGGTCCGTTCGCCAGGCCATATCCGACGCGGAGAACATGGTGGGGTTGGAGCTGAAGGAGGCTACGGTGGCCTTCAGCGGGAGCGAGGTCCGGAGCGTCCGTTCCAAGGGAATGGTCTCTCTGGGCAGGTCCCCCAGGCCGGTGATGCAGCTTGACGTGGAGCGGGTCATCGAGGCGGCCCAGACGGAGGTGTCTGTGCCGGCCAACCAGTGCGTGCTCCACGCAATACCGGTCGAGTACTTCCTGGATGGTCACGGTGGTATAGATGACCCGTCGGGGATGACCGGAGTCCGATTGGAGATAGATCTTCAGTCGGTGATCGTTCCCACCGCGGTCCTCCAGAACGTCCTCAACTGTGTGGAGCGGGCGGGTCTCGAGGTCAGTGGCCTGGTTATAAAGCCCCTGGCCTCGGCGCTTGGCATGCTCTCCAAGGAGGAGGCCATGGCTGGAACCGTGGCGGTGGACGTGGGGGGTGGTACCACCGGAGTGGCGGTCTTCCTGGATGGGCGGCCCAGGCACCTATCGGTCATACCGGTCGGGGGGGACCACATAACCAACGACATCGCCTCGGTCCTCAAGATGCCCATAAGCAAGGCGGAGGAGATAAAGAAGGAGGTATCCCTCTTCGAGGGGGGAGACGGGGCGGAGGACGTTATCGAGTTCGACGTCCGCGGAAGAAGCTACTCCTGCCGGGTGATGGATGTGGTGGAGGTGGTGCGATGCCGATTGGAGGAGCTCTACTCGGTCCTCATAAAGCGGGACATCGCTGACGTATCCCCCTCAAACCTGTCCGGAGGGGTAGTCATGTGTGGGGGGGTGGCCAAGACGGCGGACATAGATGTCTTGGTCAGCGAGCTCCTGGACATGCCCGCCCGGGTGTCGCTCCCCCTTGATCATGACCGAATGCCGCCGGGCAGGAACGGGGTGGAGTTCGTCTCCGCCGCGGGGATAATACGATACATGCTGGAGAAGGAGAGGAACCCCTTCCGCTACATGGAGCCCTCCATGGATCTGGTGAGGCGTCAAGGGGGTTACTCCCGGGTGGTCACCGAGGAGCAGAGGCCCAAGGGCCCGGTGGAGAGAGTAAGCAGGGGCCATGGTTTTGGGGAGATACTGGAGCGAATAAAGAGGTCAATAGAGGAGCTCTTCTAG
- the ftsZ gene encoding cell division protein FtsZ, with the protein MAELLQIDRSGRSYREIIKVVGVGGGGNNALNHIIRSGIKGVEFISANTDVAHMELSDADIKIILGKELTRGLGAGANPEVGQKAALESREEIRSAIEGADMVFITAGMGGGTGTGASPVIANIAREAGALVVAVVTKPFMFEGKRRITQALAGIERLKEQVDALIVIPNDRLLQLADKKTSLTDAFKLADEVLRQAVDGVTSLILKPGLVNVDFADLKTVMSNAGSAIMGIGEAQGENRAAVAARNAINSPLMEAPIKGAKGVLFNIIGGPSVTTHEVLEVSSAIGEFVDEDAQIIWGHVLEPEMDDKIQVIVIATGFSHSQPQHGDARMGLGALKGNFPPKTSPVERPKQKPELEEAEVRPVSHSHGSSSPSVEEDLFRGSGAPTDDLDVPAAYRRRRRPS; encoded by the coding sequence ATGGCGGAGTTGCTACAAATAGATAGGTCAGGCAGGTCTTATAGGGAGATAATAAAGGTTGTAGGTGTTGGTGGAGGGGGTAATAACGCCCTAAACCACATAATCCGGAGCGGCATCAAGGGGGTGGAGTTCATTTCCGCCAACACCGATGTGGCCCACATGGAGCTCTCCGACGCGGACATAAAGATAATACTCGGCAAGGAGCTGACCCGGGGTCTTGGCGCTGGGGCCAACCCTGAGGTGGGACAGAAGGCGGCGTTGGAATCTAGGGAGGAGATCCGCTCTGCCATAGAGGGGGCCGACATGGTATTCATAACCGCCGGCATGGGGGGTGGCACCGGGACCGGTGCATCACCGGTGATAGCCAACATAGCCAGGGAGGCGGGTGCCCTGGTGGTGGCGGTGGTCACCAAACCCTTCATGTTCGAGGGGAAGAGGCGAATAACCCAGGCCCTGGCCGGAATCGAGCGGCTTAAGGAACAGGTGGACGCCCTCATAGTGATCCCTAACGACAGGCTCTTGCAGCTGGCGGACAAGAAGACTTCCCTGACCGATGCCTTCAAGCTGGCGGACGAGGTCCTGAGACAGGCGGTGGACGGGGTGACCAGCCTCATCCTCAAGCCCGGCCTGGTGAACGTGGACTTCGCGGACCTTAAGACGGTGATGAGCAACGCGGGCTCCGCCATAATGGGCATAGGTGAGGCCCAGGGGGAGAACCGGGCCGCGGTGGCCGCCAGGAACGCCATAAACAGCCCCCTTATGGAGGCCCCCATAAAGGGAGCCAAGGGGGTCCTTTTCAATATAATCGGAGGCCCCAGCGTGACCACCCACGAGGTCCTAGAGGTCTCCAGCGCCATAGGGGAGTTCGTGGACGAGGACGCCCAGATAATCTGGGGACACGTGCTGGAACCAGAAATGGACGACAAGATCCAGGTGATCGTCATAGCCACCGGCTTCTCCCATAGCCAGCCCCAGCATGGGGATGCCAGAATGGGGCTAGGTGCCCTAAAGGGGAACTTTCCCCCCAAGACCTCCCCGGTGGAGAGGCCCAAGCAGAAGCCCGAGCTTGAGGAGGCGGAGGTCCGCCCCGTCTCCCACTCCCATGGATCCAGCTCCCCATCGGTGGAGGAGGACCTGTTCCGGGGTAGCGGTGCCCCCACCGACGATCTGGACGTCCCTGCCGCCTATCGGAGGAGAAGGCGCCCGTCCTAG
- a CDS encoding B12-binding domain-containing radical SAM protein: MRRAIAKAQPAKGWASWSSYRSAEIWLDDDLPRGGHPRWALLYPGNYDLGSGSLGYHHVFRALRRMGVGVERFFLGPGPVLRSFDSDESIRSFPIITASVSYENQVLAFIEWLKQGGIPPLRRDRVGGGYPLIGAGGALTYINPLSLFDVCDFIVLGDGEVTLKPLVQALRSDHHEGVLRDLATTPNILVPHHPSSNLEVAKSDHISVEDASSAWIAPNGVFGDSVLLELQRGCRRACRFCTLTYCFSPLRRLPLEEAVGVVERKFGPFRGWFGRIGLITPEAGDYPGLRELVERILAMDMGISFASLRLDSLDPFMIRALSSRGGRSLTLAPEAGSLKLRLSCGKNFTDDMIVEKALLAKREGMGKLKLYFMLGLPGEEDQDLEAIGSLCGRILRESDLPLVVSLNAFVPKPGTPWGGASFIDKRTYDRRSDLVRRSCLEACGRRKLEIRFNGYREALREYQIAWALPGDIEGGLSLPDEDRKGRLTQTLERMGYGVDALRIKMDRGC; the protein is encoded by the coding sequence GTGAGAAGAGCCATAGCCAAGGCCCAACCCGCCAAGGGTTGGGCCAGTTGGTCCAGTTACAGGTCCGCTGAGATCTGGCTGGATGACGACCTGCCCAGGGGGGGACATCCTAGATGGGCCCTCCTCTACCCGGGTAACTACGACCTGGGGAGCGGAAGCCTGGGTTACCATCACGTCTTTAGAGCCCTCCGTAGGATGGGGGTTGGGGTCGAGAGGTTCTTCCTGGGACCCGGACCCGTCCTGCGATCCTTCGATTCGGACGAGAGCATCAGATCCTTTCCCATCATAACTGCCAGCGTGTCCTACGAGAACCAGGTCCTGGCCTTCATCGAATGGTTGAAGCAGGGGGGCATACCACCCCTGAGGAGGGACCGGGTTGGGGGCGGTTACCCCCTCATAGGTGCCGGCGGGGCCCTTACCTACATAAACCCCCTGTCCCTCTTCGATGTGTGTGATTTCATAGTCCTGGGCGACGGGGAGGTGACCCTTAAGCCGCTGGTCCAAGCGTTGCGCTCCGACCACCATGAGGGGGTCCTCCGGGACCTGGCGACCACCCCCAACATCCTGGTGCCCCATCACCCTTCATCCAACCTGGAGGTGGCCAAGTCGGACCACATTTCGGTGGAGGATGCCTCAAGCGCTTGGATAGCCCCCAATGGGGTCTTCGGCGACTCGGTACTGCTGGAGCTCCAGCGGGGGTGCAGAAGGGCGTGTCGCTTCTGCACCCTGACATATTGCTTCTCTCCTCTGAGACGGCTACCCCTGGAGGAGGCGGTTGGGGTGGTGGAGCGCAAGTTTGGGCCCTTCAGGGGCTGGTTCGGCAGGATAGGCCTCATAACCCCCGAGGCGGGGGACTACCCGGGGTTGCGTGAATTGGTGGAAAGGATCCTGGCCATGGACATGGGAATATCCTTCGCCTCCCTGCGTTTGGACTCCCTGGATCCCTTCATGATAAGGGCCCTCTCTTCCCGGGGAGGTAGGTCCCTAACCCTGGCGCCAGAGGCGGGAAGTTTGAAGCTGAGATTAAGTTGCGGCAAAAACTTCACTGATGATATGATAGTGGAGAAGGCTCTCCTGGCCAAGAGGGAGGGGATGGGGAAGTTGAAGCTCTACTTTATGCTGGGCCTTCCCGGAGAGGAGGACCAGGATCTGGAGGCCATAGGTTCCCTATGTGGGCGGATCCTCCGGGAGAGCGATCTGCCCCTGGTGGTGTCTTTGAACGCCTTCGTCCCCAAGCCAGGCACCCCTTGGGGGGGCGCATCCTTCATAGACAAGCGCACCTACGACAGGAGGTCTGACCTGGTTAGGCGAAGCTGTCTTGAAGCCTGTGGACGGAGGAAGTTGGAGATACGGTTCAACGGATACAGGGAGGCCTTGCGGGAATACCAGATCGCTTGGGCGCTTCCGGGGGACATTGAAGGGGGCCTCTCGCTCCCCGATGAGGACCGGAAGGGACGACTCACCCAGACCTTGGAGCGTATGGGCTATGGGGTTGACGCCCTACGGATTAAAATGGATCGGGGGTGTTGA
- a CDS encoding SPOR domain-containing protein, with translation MGHRVTRSYKKRDGGGMMSKAAIVLSALVAVGILIAGGKYLLTGPLFKGNDDPVQESVKPTSPVAHQEPVVEDFEQDPDLADVKGSQPGVQEAPAQPKPAKTEVTKKAKKAVPVASPVDDGDEGRASGASSAKRTATQEPKASTGSPKLTEGSGASGGKQAQGAVPQGNRAVSMIQVGAFSTRAAADSLGDKLKKDGLPVVVQEAEVSGKTFFRVRVQVGGAQGDVDALSSRLQKMGLPIQLIYARGGGN, from the coding sequence GTGGGACATAGGGTTACCAGAAGCTACAAGAAGCGCGATGGGGGAGGCATGATGTCCAAGGCGGCCATCGTCCTGTCCGCCCTGGTGGCGGTTGGGATCCTGATAGCCGGGGGCAAGTATCTCCTTACGGGGCCGCTGTTCAAGGGGAACGATGACCCCGTACAGGAGTCGGTCAAGCCCACCAGCCCGGTTGCACACCAGGAACCGGTGGTGGAGGACTTCGAGCAGGATCCGGATCTGGCGGACGTTAAGGGTTCGCAACCCGGCGTCCAAGAGGCTCCAGCGCAGCCCAAGCCGGCGAAGACCGAGGTCACCAAGAAGGCCAAGAAGGCGGTCCCGGTGGCTTCCCCGGTGGACGACGGGGACGAAGGCAGGGCATCGGGGGCTTCGTCCGCCAAGCGAACTGCAACGCAGGAGCCCAAGGCCTCAACCGGGTCGCCCAAGCTGACGGAGGGCTCCGGCGCATCGGGGGGCAAGCAGGCCCAAGGCGCAGTCCCTCAGGGGAACAGGGCGGTGTCCATGATCCAGGTTGGAGCCTTCTCCACCAGGGCGGCGGCGGACTCCCTGGGGGATAAGCTCAAGAAGGACGGATTGCCGGTGGTGGTACAGGAGGCGGAGGTGTCCGGCAAGACCTTCTTTAGGGTCAGGGTGCAGGTGGGCGGCGCTCAGGGGGACGTGGATGCCCTGTCCTCCAGGCTTCAGAAGATGGGGTTGCCCATCCAGCTCATATACGCCAGGGGTGGCGGCAACTGA
- a CDS encoding molybdopterin molybdotransferase MoeA, with translation MCPIERLADRQRAIELVVSHLNWGDLPRELIPLESCLGRITSESVRAKMPMPPFDRSLRDGYAVRSADLVGASEASPSYLSLGREVIMGAVPDFQVNPGWAHPIHTGGILPKGADCVVMLEDTTPAGHMVEVRRSHQRGDNVVISGEESRVGDVLIGAGTLIKGPHVALLASQGEERVSCLRLRAAVFSSGDEVRSLGETLDPGTIYDVNGWFLVAQLRQIGIQASYGGVLRDDPVLIRDSLLSSLEDNQMVLISGGSSVSVRDHLEGIFSHTEDPGLLVRGVNVQPGKPLLAAVTHHGHRLLLGLPGHPLSCAVSFYTFLTPLLEMGLGGEGWNATKLSMPLLKDLPAKPGVEEFVPALVPPDGVEPLMSASGYTGILSRCHGLVRVPKDRETLRRGDEAEVWLFR, from the coding sequence ATGTGTCCCATAGAACGCCTGGCGGATAGGCAGCGGGCCATAGAGCTGGTGGTCTCCCACCTGAACTGGGGTGACCTCCCAAGGGAGCTGATCCCCTTGGAGTCGTGCCTCGGCCGGATAACATCCGAGAGCGTGAGGGCGAAAATGCCCATGCCTCCCTTCGACCGTAGCCTTCGGGACGGCTATGCGGTGAGGTCCGCAGACCTGGTGGGGGCCTCTGAGGCTTCACCCTCTTATCTCTCCCTGGGGCGGGAGGTGATCATGGGGGCGGTGCCGGACTTCCAGGTTAACCCCGGATGGGCACACCCCATACACACCGGTGGGATACTGCCCAAGGGGGCGGACTGCGTGGTCATGTTGGAGGATACCACGCCGGCGGGGCATATGGTGGAGGTCCGGAGGTCCCATCAGCGGGGGGATAACGTGGTCATCTCCGGTGAGGAGTCTCGGGTGGGGGATGTTCTGATAGGAGCCGGGACCCTGATAAAGGGGCCTCACGTTGCGTTGCTGGCATCCCAAGGGGAGGAGAGGGTGTCATGCCTCCGCCTGAGGGCCGCGGTCTTCAGTAGCGGGGATGAGGTGAGATCCCTGGGGGAGACGCTGGACCCGGGGACCATATACGACGTCAACGGATGGTTCCTGGTGGCGCAACTCAGGCAGATTGGCATCCAAGCGTCCTACGGAGGGGTGTTGAGGGACGATCCGGTTCTCATTAGGGACTCCCTCTTGTCGTCCCTGGAGGACAACCAGATGGTTTTGATAAGCGGCGGATCCTCGGTCAGCGTCAGGGACCACCTGGAGGGCATCTTCTCCCACACGGAGGATCCGGGGCTGTTGGTGAGGGGGGTCAACGTACAACCCGGTAAGCCGCTCCTGGCGGCGGTTACCCATCATGGCCATAGGTTGCTTTTGGGCCTTCCCGGTCACCCCCTTTCGTGTGCAGTGTCTTTCTACACCTTTCTAACCCCCCTGTTGGAGATGGGGTTGGGAGGTGAGGGGTGGAACGCAACCAAGCTGTCCATGCCCCTTCTGAAGGACCTTCCGGCCAAGCCCGGTGTTGAGGAGTTCGTCCCCGCCCTGGTCCCCCCAGATGGGGTTGAGCCCCTCATGTCCGCCTCGGGGTACACGGGAATCCTGTCCCGATGCCATGGCTTGGTAAGGGTTCCAAAGGACAGGGAGACCTTGAGGCGAGGAGACGAAGCGGAGGTGTGGCTCTTCCGATGA
- a CDS encoding substrate-binding domain-containing protein has protein sequence MRPIEHLSRVEAIQALIGTFPPLEPRIFPVREAVGLVLGQDVSAQVNLPAVAVSAVDGYAVESSSTGLASPQRPVTLTPGRFQWVNTGSPLPEGCDSVVMVEDCSEDGGNLQVFRSCYPGQNTRFPGEDVMAGQPLASKGQELTAQSASLLIGAGVTKVLAIPRPRVLFIPTGDEIVSEDVYAKGSKPGDVPETNSILATRILGEAGFHVHVHPEIVRDNRSLLEEAIERGTQEYDAVLISGGSAKGRRDMAHAVLKGRIIFRWLLMRPGRPAMGASVNGKPVLVLPGFPSSSMVILFTLVVPFLSHLSGRAPATYFDVKGVCGYECPLLQPMSSPPGMEEWAKGRAVLLDREVRVYPLGGGSSSLWSLAESDGLILVPQDAVELPKGAPVRFYPWVRMELDRRCLIQGSDDPAFQLLALGTRRRGCEVVIRRVGSMGGVMALSRGEAHGATCHVLDPESGRYNVIVDRLDGEGDWTRVLLFRRQQGLMVAPGNPKGIHHISDLAREDVRIANRQHGSGTRILLDHLLVSNGLSPDQVRGYDSVCVSHGDVAMRVLNGFADAALGIRSAAMAMGLDFIPLVEEPYELVYPSRYRGHPAMEALVEMAEDPEWRSRVEAMGGYLWP, from the coding sequence ATGAGGCCCATTGAACACTTGTCCAGGGTTGAGGCCATTCAGGCCCTTATTGGAACCTTCCCCCCCCTGGAGCCCAGGATCTTCCCGGTGAGGGAGGCGGTGGGGCTTGTTTTGGGCCAGGACGTATCGGCCCAGGTGAACCTTCCGGCGGTTGCAGTATCGGCGGTGGACGGTTACGCGGTGGAGTCCTCCTCCACTGGCCTTGCGAGCCCCCAGAGGCCGGTGACCCTAACTCCGGGACGCTTCCAGTGGGTCAACACCGGATCCCCCCTTCCGGAGGGGTGCGACTCGGTGGTGATGGTGGAGGACTGTTCCGAGGATGGTGGGAACCTCCAGGTGTTCCGCTCCTGCTATCCGGGTCAGAACACCCGATTCCCAGGGGAGGACGTCATGGCAGGTCAGCCCCTGGCGTCGAAGGGGCAGGAGCTGACCGCCCAATCGGCCTCTCTGCTCATAGGGGCAGGGGTTACCAAAGTGCTGGCCATCCCCAGGCCAAGGGTCCTCTTCATCCCCACCGGAGACGAGATCGTATCGGAGGATGTTTACGCAAAGGGCTCAAAGCCCGGGGATGTGCCGGAGACCAACTCCATACTGGCCACCAGGATCCTCGGGGAGGCCGGATTCCACGTTCACGTGCACCCGGAGATCGTAAGGGACAACCGTTCCCTCCTGGAGGAGGCGATAGAGAGGGGGACCCAGGAGTACGACGCGGTCCTCATATCCGGCGGATCCGCCAAGGGCAGGCGGGACATGGCCCATGCGGTTCTCAAGGGTAGGATCATCTTCCGGTGGTTGCTGATGAGGCCTGGTCGCCCCGCCATGGGGGCATCCGTTAACGGCAAGCCGGTGCTGGTGCTCCCCGGGTTCCCCTCCTCCTCGATGGTAATCCTATTCACCCTGGTGGTTCCTTTCCTGTCGCACCTGTCGGGCAGGGCCCCCGCCACCTACTTCGATGTCAAGGGGGTGTGTGGGTACGAGTGCCCTCTTCTTCAGCCCATGTCCTCCCCTCCCGGGATGGAGGAGTGGGCCAAGGGGAGGGCGGTCCTTTTGGATCGGGAGGTACGGGTCTACCCATTGGGAGGTGGATCCAGTTCCCTTTGGTCCCTGGCTGAGTCGGACGGGTTGATCCTGGTCCCCCAGGATGCGGTGGAGCTTCCAAAGGGGGCTCCAGTGAGGTTCTACCCGTGGGTTAGGATGGAACTGGACCGCCGGTGCCTCATCCAGGGCTCCGATGACCCGGCCTTCCAGTTGCTGGCCCTTGGGACCCGCCGCAGGGGTTGCGAAGTGGTGATTCGGCGGGTTGGCAGCATGGGAGGGGTAATGGCCCTTAGCCGCGGGGAGGCCCACGGGGCAACCTGTCACGTGTTGGACCCCGAAAGTGGCAGGTACAACGTGATCGTTGACCGCCTCGATGGGGAGGGTGATTGGACCAGGGTCCTGCTTTTCCGCCGTCAACAGGGCCTGATGGTGGCCCCCGGGAACCCCAAGGGGATACACCACATATCTGACCTGGCTCGCGAGGACGTCAGGATAGCGAATAGGCAGCACGGATCCGGGACCAGGATCCTGCTGGATCACCTGCTGGTCTCAAACGGGCTGAGCCCCGATCAGGTAAGGGGATACGACTCTGTCTGCGTGTCCCACGGGGACGTGGCCATGAGGGTGCTCAACGGTTTCGCCGACGCGGCGCTGGGCATCAGGAGCGCCGCGATGGCGATGGGACTGGACTTCATACCCCTGGTGGAGGAGCCTTACGAGTTGGTCTATCCGTCAAGGTACCGGGGGCATCCCGCCATGGAGGCGCTGGTTGAGATGGCGGAGGATCCGGAGTGGAGGTCCAGGGTGGAGGCTATGGGGGGATACTTATGGCCCTGA